One window of the Pseudofrankia sp. DC12 genome contains the following:
- a CDS encoding HAMP domain-containing sensor histidine kinase codes for MSKRVIAIQLLLIALLLVGVCIPLGMDAAEHDRDLLTARAVAAADAYASEVKWRRLSTGTSTLPSEEDDDLALYSPDSKLTSSSGRPIPLTAAQLRSACTGRVVLSPSAADGRRVIVLTPVTGDTGVLSILVLARSDHATQVAIRNRWIRLFGGAGLASLVALALSVLLAQWVSRPLRRLERAAATLGDGELSARARAVGGPSEVRQLASSFDAMADRIEELVGSERAFLADVSHQIRTPLTAMRLRLELLTEDLLDNPVAAMEVNGTLTEVHRLSRMVDGLLAMARAHARDTARLPVAVDEVVAQRAVIWWPVAQAAGVELWTDVRDPSTALLTPGHLEQVLDNLLANALEASPPGGRVVVATVAAPAGQAPMLRLTVADDGPGMPAAARARAFERFRTDLARSRAVRADRRGNGLGLAVVHALVAADGGQVRLVETESGGLLVALDLPASPAAAPDPAAGVERERHARAAATG; via the coding sequence GTGAGCAAGCGGGTCATCGCGATCCAGCTCCTGCTGATCGCGTTGCTGCTGGTCGGCGTGTGCATCCCGTTGGGCATGGACGCGGCGGAGCACGACCGTGACCTGCTGACGGCGCGCGCGGTGGCGGCCGCGGATGCCTACGCCTCTGAGGTGAAGTGGCGCCGGCTGTCCACCGGGACGTCGACACTGCCCAGCGAGGAGGACGACGACCTGGCGCTCTACAGCCCGGACAGCAAGCTGACCTCCTCGTCCGGCCGGCCCATCCCGCTGACGGCCGCCCAGCTGCGCTCGGCCTGCACCGGCCGGGTGGTGCTGTCACCGTCGGCCGCGGACGGCCGGCGCGTCATCGTCCTGACCCCGGTCACCGGCGACACCGGGGTCCTGTCGATCCTGGTGCTGGCCCGGTCCGACCACGCGACCCAGGTGGCGATCCGCAACCGCTGGATCCGGCTGTTCGGCGGCGCGGGTCTGGCGAGCCTGGTCGCCCTGGCGCTGTCGGTGCTGCTCGCCCAGTGGGTCAGCCGGCCGCTACGGCGGCTGGAGCGAGCCGCCGCGACGCTCGGCGACGGCGAGCTGTCGGCTCGCGCGCGGGCGGTCGGCGGCCCGAGCGAGGTGCGCCAGCTCGCGTCGAGCTTCGACGCGATGGCGGACCGGATCGAGGAGCTGGTCGGCAGCGAGCGGGCCTTCCTCGCCGACGTCTCCCACCAGATCCGCACCCCGCTGACCGCCATGCGGCTGCGCCTGGAGCTGCTCACCGAGGACCTGCTGGACAACCCGGTGGCCGCCATGGAGGTCAACGGCACGCTGACCGAGGTGCACCGCCTGTCCAGGATGGTCGACGGCCTGCTCGCGATGGCCCGGGCACACGCCCGGGACACCGCCCGGCTGCCGGTGGCCGTCGACGAGGTGGTGGCCCAGCGCGCGGTGATCTGGTGGCCGGTCGCCCAGGCCGCCGGCGTCGAGCTGTGGACCGACGTGCGTGACCCGAGCACGGCGCTGCTCACCCCCGGCCACCTGGAGCAGGTGCTGGACAACCTGCTCGCCAACGCGCTGGAGGCAAGCCCGCCCGGCGGCCGGGTGGTCGTCGCGACCGTCGCGGCCCCGGCAGGACAGGCACCGATGCTGCGGCTCACGGTGGCCGACGACGGGCCGGGAATGCCCGCGGCCGCCCGGGCCAGGGCCTTCGAGCGGTTCCGGACGGACCTGGCGAGGTCCCGCGCGGTCCGGGCCGACCGGCGCGGGAACGGCCTCGGCCTCGCTGTCGTGCACGCGCTGGTGGCGGCCGACGGAGGCCAGGTCAGGCTGGTGGAGACGGAGTCGGGCGGGCTGCTGGTGGCGCTCGACCTGCCGGCCTCGCCCGCCGCGGCTCCAGACCCCGCCGCCGGCGTGGAGCGCGAGCGGCACGCGCGGGCGGCGGCCACCGGCTGA
- a CDS encoding DUF5336 domain-containing protein yields the protein MANMAGRGPATHDGPGTTATKAGRGKGDGAASHDIPIIGLGILGLIFSFLPWFGTRYRGYTYDNYGYGTLHSWSGSLNAWHSGALAWIPVVLMLVAAGLAAAHLMGRGKLPGGRIGSSTAIAALSALAALLIAVRWISLPHVDANYGYVAVASGARVGLILSLICALAMTLLAVLRARASGEHVPGKGQVERDASMSGYSGRGAERARVIGRDREYAGQDSQPQEVGRTGMTGERPRSDSQGGYDSPGGYGSEGRGGPGSETRGAYRGPESGGGYGEEESRGGYGTGPSTDPDAVRRDNPGNEQHWDR from the coding sequence ATGGCGAATATGGCCGGTCGCGGTCCTGCGACCCATGATGGCCCCGGAACCACCGCGACCAAGGCCGGCCGCGGTAAGGGAGACGGTGCCGCGTCCCATGACATCCCGATTATCGGCCTCGGGATTCTTGGTCTGATCTTCAGTTTCCTGCCGTGGTTCGGCACGAGATACCGGGGATATACCTACGACAATTACGGCTACGGCACACTGCACAGCTGGAGCGGCAGCCTGAACGCGTGGCATTCCGGCGCGCTGGCGTGGATCCCGGTCGTGCTGATGCTCGTCGCGGCCGGGCTGGCCGCGGCGCACCTGATGGGCCGCGGCAAGCTGCCCGGTGGCCGCATCGGTAGCTCCACCGCCATCGCGGCGCTCAGTGCGCTCGCCGCGCTGCTGATCGCGGTGCGCTGGATCTCCCTTCCGCACGTGGACGCCAACTACGGCTACGTCGCCGTGGCCTCGGGCGCGCGCGTTGGCCTGATCCTGAGCCTCATCTGCGCGCTCGCGATGACGCTGCTCGCCGTCCTTCGGGCCAGGGCCAGCGGTGAGCACGTCCCTGGCAAGGGCCAGGTCGAGCGGGACGCGTCGATGTCGGGCTACTCGGGCCGCGGCGCCGAGCGCGCCCGGGTCATCGGCCGGGACCGGGAGTACGCCGGTCAGGACAGCCAGCCTCAGGAGGTCGGCCGCACCGGCATGACCGGTGAGCGGCCCCGCTCCGACAGCCAGGGCGGCTACGACAGCCCTGGCGGGTACGGCTCCGAGGGCCGTGGTGGCCCGGGCTCCGAGACCCGCGGCGCCTATCGAGGCCCGGAGAGCGGCGGCGGCTACGGGGAGGAGGAGAGCCGCGGTGGCTACGGCACCGGCCCGAGCACGGATCCGGATGCCGTGAGGCGCGACAACCCAGGCAACGAGCAGCACTGGGACCGGTGA
- a CDS encoding GNAT family N-acetyltransferase: MSGRPAGSPTRLTDQHDTRGFRGGEEVLDSWLRHHALEQQEEGVTTFVLAADGGRVIGYYCLTRGAVEPSRAPLASRWRSRRPPAATFGPLPALVVGRLAVDETAQGRGVGARLLRDAVMRAATVYRTAGLPLLLAHAVSGQARSFYRHFGFAATRLDPYVLALAVRHATAGTGPGLGG; the protein is encoded by the coding sequence GTGAGCGGGCGCCCGGCAGGCTCACCGACCAGGCTCACCGACCAGCACGACACGAGGGGCTTCCGCGGCGGCGAGGAGGTCCTCGACAGCTGGCTGCGCCATCACGCGCTGGAGCAGCAGGAGGAGGGCGTGACGACGTTCGTCCTCGCGGCCGACGGTGGTCGGGTCATCGGCTACTACTGCCTCACCCGTGGCGCGGTCGAGCCCAGCCGGGCACCGTTGGCGTCACGGTGGCGCTCGCGCCGGCCGCCGGCCGCCACGTTCGGACCGCTGCCGGCACTGGTGGTCGGCCGGCTCGCGGTCGACGAGACCGCGCAGGGCCGCGGCGTCGGGGCCCGGCTGCTGAGGGACGCGGTCATGCGCGCGGCGACCGTCTACCGGACCGCCGGCCTGCCGCTGCTGCTGGCGCACGCCGTCTCCGGCCAGGCCAGGAGCTTCTACCGGCACTTCGGTTTCGCCGCCACCCGCCTCGACCCGTACGTCCTCGCGTTGGCGGTGCGGCACGCCACCGCGGGCACGGGGCCCGGCCTCGGCGGCTGA
- a CDS encoding DUF1778 domain-containing protein, giving the protein MGATDEGEQVTVRLTGEAAELVRSAADSLGVTLEDFGAEAMRRHAADTLADRRLFGATDVAWKELAELLGGPAPDEAGRLRELLEDGPDEEAR; this is encoded by the coding sequence GTGGGTGCAACCGACGAGGGCGAGCAGGTCACGGTGCGGCTGACGGGGGAGGCCGCTGAGCTGGTGCGCTCGGCCGCCGACAGCCTGGGCGTGACGCTGGAGGACTTCGGCGCGGAAGCGATGCGGCGCCACGCGGCCGACACGCTGGCGGACCGGCGGCTGTTCGGGGCCACCGACGTCGCCTGGAAGGAGCTCGCCGAGCTGCTCGGCGGCCCGGCGCCCGACGAGGCGGGGCGGCTGCGCGAGCTGCTGGAGGACGGCCCGGACGAGGAAGCCCGGTGA
- a CDS encoding SDR family NAD(P)-dependent oxidoreductase, which yields MGDADGRVALVTGASRGTGAAIAIRLAAEGAAVALTAQAAHEGDPGDPGSLAGVLARISAAGGTAIALAADLSRPDGGRAGLVAAVERRLGPLDILVNNAGMGGYMPFLDIADQRIDTVFEVNLRTPWELCHQALPGMRARGHGWIINIGSAAAEAPVGPPYGDSVVDLQSSLYGSSKAALHRLTMSLAAEAYADGIAVNVLAPDAAVRTRDDWPSPEASPEPVETMAEAALALATCSPDELTGRVAYSLSLLVELGRTVRGLDGVSKLAGWQPHEIPLSRLRQPPVG from the coding sequence ATGGGGGACGCCGACGGGCGGGTGGCCTTGGTCACGGGCGCTAGCCGTGGCACCGGCGCCGCCATCGCGATCCGGCTGGCCGCCGAGGGCGCGGCGGTCGCGCTGACGGCGCAGGCCGCACACGAGGGCGACCCGGGGGACCCGGGGTCGCTGGCCGGGGTGCTCGCCCGGATCTCGGCGGCCGGCGGAACGGCGATCGCGCTGGCCGCCGACCTGTCCCGGCCGGACGGCGGCCGGGCCGGGCTCGTCGCCGCCGTGGAACGGCGGCTCGGGCCGCTCGACATCCTGGTCAACAACGCCGGGATGGGCGGCTACATGCCGTTCCTGGACATCGCCGACCAGCGGATCGACACGGTCTTCGAGGTGAACCTGCGCACCCCCTGGGAGCTGTGCCACCAGGCGCTGCCCGGGATGCGCGCCCGCGGGCACGGCTGGATCATCAACATCGGCAGCGCGGCGGCGGAGGCACCGGTCGGCCCGCCGTACGGCGACAGCGTGGTCGACCTCCAGAGCTCGCTCTATGGCAGCTCGAAGGCGGCGCTGCACCGGCTGACCATGTCGCTGGCCGCCGAGGCGTACGCCGACGGCATCGCCGTCAACGTGCTCGCGCCGGACGCGGCCGTGCGGACGCGAGACGACTGGCCGTCGCCCGAGGCGAGCCCGGAGCCGGTGGAGACCATGGCCGAGGCCGCGCTGGCACTGGCGACCTGCTCCCCCGACGAGCTGACCGGCCGGGTGGCCTACAGCCTGTCGCTGCTCGTCGAGCTGGGCCGTACCGTGCGCGGCCTCGACGGCGTCTCCAAGCTGGCCGGCTGGCAGCCACACGAGATCCCGCTCTCCCGACTGCGCCAGCCGCCGGTGGGCTGA
- a CDS encoding TerB family tellurite resistance protein encodes MAMPPAIRLDVRLVLLIEDKVLLTRPAAELWHALPGGPVGAAEGAERALARHVDGLLAPAAGSFAFAGAVEHTGDAGEAAAGSSGPGEAATERADPDPAGGSWAYGTPGVEHVLTLLFAAEWPACDELPPTWRSRQVSLVGVDELAVTRLAPLPVAWAARHWLANARPGWRRLAPAAAEAAWYGGGRPPVAAVRAQLAARRDQLRGRRFRDAAVAMCALVAAADGRIDPAEWEGLRAFLATDPVMAYFPTDELERVFDQRLAALAADFEAGKRAALGEIAKVRGRPAEATAVLRLGEVMGRVDGAFPPVEQEVLAEAAAVLGLDAAHSA; translated from the coding sequence ATGGCCATGCCACCCGCCATCCGGCTCGACGTGAGACTCGTCCTGCTCATCGAGGACAAGGTGCTGCTGACCCGGCCGGCGGCCGAGCTCTGGCATGCCCTGCCCGGCGGGCCGGTCGGGGCGGCCGAGGGCGCGGAACGGGCGCTTGCCCGCCACGTCGACGGGCTGCTGGCACCCGCGGCCGGGTCCTTCGCCTTCGCGGGCGCCGTCGAGCACACCGGTGACGCGGGCGAGGCCGCGGCTGGCTCGTCCGGGCCCGGCGAGGCCGCCACCGAGCGGGCCGATCCGGACCCGGCTGGCGGCTCCTGGGCCTACGGCACCCCGGGTGTGGAGCATGTACTGACCCTGCTCTTCGCGGCCGAGTGGCCCGCCTGCGACGAGCTACCGCCGACCTGGCGAAGCCGGCAGGTGAGCCTCGTCGGCGTCGACGAGCTGGCGGTGACGCGGCTCGCGCCGCTGCCCGTGGCCTGGGCCGCGCGGCACTGGCTCGCCAACGCCCGGCCAGGCTGGCGCCGGCTCGCGCCGGCGGCGGCCGAGGCGGCCTGGTACGGCGGCGGCCGGCCGCCGGTCGCGGCCGTCCGGGCCCAGCTGGCCGCCCGGCGCGACCAGCTGCGCGGCCGACGGTTCCGGGACGCGGCGGTGGCGATGTGCGCCCTGGTGGCCGCCGCCGACGGCCGGATCGACCCGGCCGAGTGGGAGGGCCTGCGGGCGTTCCTGGCGACCGACCCCGTGATGGCCTACTTCCCGACGGACGAGCTGGAGCGGGTGTTCGACCAGCGGCTGGCCGCGTTGGCCGCCGACTTCGAGGCGGGCAAGCGCGCCGCGCTCGGCGAGATCGCGAAGGTGCGCGGCCGGCCGGCCGAGGCGACCGCCGTCCTGCGGCTCGGCGAGGTGATGGGACGCGTCGACGGGGCCTTCCCGCCCGTCGAGCAGGAGGTCCTCGCCGAGGCGGCCGCCGTCCTCGGCCTGGACGCCGCCCACAGCGCCTGA
- a CDS encoding NUDIX domain-containing protein, which produces MAPSADRTEISARLLILTEDRVLLAGHRGRSWYFLPGGQLGPGETVEHALRRGTGAETGFDIRALDFVGCVEHDYSVGPDKVHELMTVFAAPLPWAAQIISHDPELHLFAVGLGELDRLDLRPAALKNMIFDWILDARPAWRSSLPAG; this is translated from the coding sequence ATGGCCCCCTCTGCCGACCGGACCGAGATCAGCGCGCGGCTCCTGATCCTCACCGAGGACCGGGTGCTGCTGGCCGGTCATCGCGGCCGGAGCTGGTATTTCCTGCCAGGCGGCCAGCTCGGGCCGGGGGAGACCGTCGAGCACGCGCTGCGCCGCGGGACCGGTGCGGAGACCGGCTTCGACATCCGCGCGCTGGATTTCGTCGGGTGCGTCGAGCACGACTACTCCGTCGGCCCGGACAAGGTCCACGAGCTGATGACGGTTTTCGCCGCGCCGTTGCCGTGGGCCGCGCAGATCATCAGCCACGATCCAGAGCTGCACCTGTTCGCCGTCGGCCTCGGCGAACTCGATCGCCTCGATCTGCGCCCCGCCGCGCTCAAGAATATGATCTTCGACTGGATCCTGGACGCCCGGCCCGCCTGGCGGAGCAGCCTGCCCGCCGGGTGA
- a CDS encoding DMT family transporter: MRSLNSATSRWWVSGRVLGGAGVLAFSMSLPATRVAVEDLNPWFVAFARAVGAGLLGSGYLGLTGSPRPTRDQWRRLAAVALGVVFGFPLLTSLALTSQTAAHAAVVIAVLPASTAVFAVLRGRERPPPLFWAAALAGLVAVLAFLVASGAVSGGVGPADVALLGAVGLCGLGYAEGGRLARELGGARTICWALVGSLPLTVPATVVVMIIDPPRAAPVSWLGFAYVTVVSMFLGFFAWYAGLARGGVARTGQLQLAQPVLTLAWSALLLREHVSPAALAVSALVLACVALTQYTRSGDARRNVNGAIGAQRQRERQCQRVGDFSNARKQ; this comes from the coding sequence ATGAGGAGCCTGAATAGCGCTACTTCGCGCTGGTGGGTATCGGGCCGCGTTCTCGGCGGCGCGGGGGTGCTGGCGTTCAGCATGTCGCTGCCGGCGACCCGGGTCGCCGTCGAGGACCTGAACCCGTGGTTCGTGGCCTTCGCGCGGGCGGTGGGCGCGGGCCTGCTCGGGTCCGGCTACCTCGGGCTGACCGGGTCACCCCGGCCGACCCGCGACCAGTGGCGGCGGCTGGCGGCGGTGGCGCTGGGCGTCGTGTTCGGGTTCCCGCTGCTGACGTCGCTCGCGCTGACGTCCCAGACCGCGGCGCACGCGGCCGTCGTCATCGCGGTGCTGCCGGCGTCCACGGCCGTGTTCGCGGTCCTGCGTGGCCGCGAGCGTCCGCCGCCGCTGTTCTGGGCCGCGGCGTTGGCCGGGCTCGTCGCGGTGCTCGCGTTTCTCGTGGCCTCGGGAGCCGTGTCGGGTGGCGTCGGGCCGGCGGACGTGGCTCTGCTCGGAGCCGTCGGCCTGTGCGGGCTCGGCTACGCCGAAGGCGGCCGGCTGGCCCGTGAGCTGGGCGGCGCTCGCACCATCTGCTGGGCGCTGGTCGGTTCACTTCCGCTGACCGTGCCCGCGACCGTGGTCGTGATGATCATCGACCCGCCGCGCGCCGCGCCGGTCAGCTGGCTCGGGTTCGCCTACGTGACCGTCGTGTCGATGTTCCTGGGCTTCTTCGCCTGGTACGCGGGCCTTGCCCGCGGTGGTGTCGCCCGGACCGGCCAGCTCCAGCTCGCCCAGCCGGTCCTCACGCTGGCCTGGTCGGCGCTGCTCCTGCGTGAGCACGTCAGCCCGGCCGCGCTCGCCGTCTCAGCGCTCGTCCTCGCCTGCGTCGCCCTGACCCAATACACGCGGTCCGGGGACGCCAGGAGAAACGTAAACGGAGCAATCGGCGCTCAGCGCCAACGGGAACGCCAGTGCCAACGCGTGGGCGATTTTTCGAACGCTCGCAAACAATGA
- a CDS encoding alpha/beta fold hydrolase — protein MLVNRLRRRLPRRAALIALPAALVTALFAGGASTAASAAAPLPVLYNFPAAVAISLAKPNADPPGANDFSCRPSAAHPRPVVLVHGTLADKTNEWQALAPLLKNDGYCVFAPNIGGASPDAYIQAAAPIEQSSAQLATFVDQVLAATGASKVDLVGHSQGGMLPRYYINNLGGDAKANSLIGLAPSNHGTTLNGLAQIAQALGLSSTVASACASCAEQIIGSQFLTALNADGGTRASVHYTVIETRYDEIVTPYTSAFLSGSNVKNITLQDTCILDGSDHISIAYDRVALRFVENALDPQHPKPLICVPVLPVVGG, from the coding sequence ATGCTGGTCAACCGCCTTCGCCGCCGATTACCCCGACGCGCCGCGCTGATCGCGCTGCCGGCGGCGCTGGTCACGGCCCTGTTCGCCGGCGGAGCGTCGACGGCCGCATCGGCGGCGGCGCCGCTGCCCGTCCTCTACAACTTCCCGGCGGCGGTCGCGATCTCGCTGGCGAAGCCGAACGCCGACCCGCCCGGCGCCAACGACTTCTCCTGCCGGCCGAGCGCGGCCCATCCGAGGCCGGTCGTCCTCGTCCACGGCACGCTCGCGGACAAGACCAACGAATGGCAGGCCCTCGCGCCGCTGCTGAAGAACGACGGCTACTGCGTCTTCGCGCCCAACATCGGTGGCGCCTCGCCAGACGCCTACATCCAGGCGGCCGCCCCGATCGAACAGAGCTCGGCCCAGCTCGCCACCTTCGTCGACCAGGTGCTCGCCGCCACCGGCGCCTCCAAAGTCGACCTCGTCGGCCACTCCCAGGGCGGCATGCTGCCGCGCTACTACATCAACAACCTCGGCGGCGACGCGAAGGCCAACTCGTTGATCGGCCTCGCACCCTCCAACCACGGCACGACCCTCAACGGCCTGGCCCAGATCGCCCAGGCCCTCGGCCTGTCCAGCACCGTCGCCTCGGCCTGCGCCTCGTGCGCGGAACAGATCATCGGATCACAGTTCCTCACGGCGCTCAACGCCGACGGCGGCACCCGGGCCAGCGTCCACTACACCGTCATCGAGACCAGGTACGACGAGATCGTCACGCCCTATACCTCGGCGTTCCTGTCCGGTTCCAACGTCAAGAACATCACCCTGCAGGACACCTGCATCCTCGACGGCTCCGACCACATCTCGATCGCCTATGACCGCGTGGCCCTGCGCTTCGTCGAGAACGCGCTCGATCCCCAACACCCCAAGCCGCTGATCTGCGTCCCGGTCCTGCCGGTCGTCGGCGGCTGA